TACTGTTGCTAAATTGTCTTATActaataatcaatattttgacTTTGTTATAATTTATTGGAGTCTGAAATTAGAATgtagaataaaagaaatagaagacttttaaaattttgtgtatgatttatgtgaaaaatatatgaaatataatgttaaaattaaataaatataagggAGTTATATGCATAAATTCATGTGAAACTAAATTAAGTTGACATATTAGGTATTTAATATCCAAGTATAAAAATCAGTGAAGAATGCAGTTCAAACTGCAATTTCTTGGTCAAGCAAAACCACTAATTTAACAAATCTATACCCAAATTTGCCTAACAATGTTCATATTGTCACCACATCCCATTGCATTTCTAGCTAATTTGGAAGTTGAATGTGTCCAAACTTATTTGTTCAagatttagggtgggtttggatgggcgattgggtgcggtgcggtgcgtttagtttattttttgtctcacgctacagtattctaatctcaccgccaccgctatttttacactaaccgcaggtaaacgcacggcccatccaaactcacccttagagGGTTAGTTTGGATGAGCGATTGGATGTGATATggtgcgtttagtttatttttttgtcttaaGCTACAATATTGTTATAGTATTTAATCTCACCTTCATCGTTGTTTTTACATTAACCGCAGATAAACATACCACCATCCAAACACACCCTTAAACAagttaatttcatttcattctctcaacttttggtggattatattataaaaatatttttgaccaTAAATACTTATccgatttaaaataaataccgacaaataaatgataattttcctCATTACGTATGCAAATCATCTTCCAAGAGAGTAGTTGGTGACTCAACTGTTTTTTTATGGTAATGGAGTTGTTAAGTGTGTATATAGATACAATCCTTAATTATTTAAAGGCTTGTTCAATCCTTGAtatttccaaaaagaaaaacaatgggGAGTGTTGTTTTCCATGAATTCAAGAGACAagcttcttttttcttaaaagaacaGATCAAAACTGTAAGATTGGCTTTAACAGATGTTACACCAGTTGAATTGTAAGCTTCTTTTTTCTTACAATTGTTTAGTTTCAATATAAGTCCTTGTTTTATCCGACAATTTGTTGCTTTTGAAGCTTAACTGAAGAAGCCACAGATGGGAACATGTTATCACCAAATGCATGTAAACTGGCTGAAATATCAAGGGCTGCCTTTGAAGTTGATGATTATTGGAGAATTGTTAAGATTTTACATAAGAGGTTAtcaactttctttctttttcctttttcattctaACATTTGAGattattcatattttgaatTCGGGtttaataatcttttagtttATGGCATTTGCTAGgtataagatttaatatttataaccttttttttattttttattttcaagcttTGAAAAAGAATCGGTTTTAATCAAATTCGTTtcgttttaatatttaatagaatTTCGATTCAATTCTCGATATATATAGTGGTGAAGTACTGAAGTGATTAAATAGGAAATTTTCCTTTAGCCTctccaaaattaattttttagctcttgcattaatgaatatttttcatttctagcccctccaaaaatataaataggttAAAATGTGTCAAAAGTCTCTGtacttttgaaaattgaaaattgaaaatttagtctttatacttttatttcatgGAATTTAGTTCCTTTActtttaagatttcaaaatttaagtccaattgttaacactgCTAAATccttttgttaaattcaagttaattacaaattcatttttttaattacatggctACCGAGTGAgtagattttttatttagaaaatgtcgtagtaacaaatttaacaaaaagaacTTAGAAGAGCTAACAGTTggacctgaattttgaaatctgaaaagtagaagCCAATAGGACTAAATTCCatgaaataaaagtacaaagtctaaatttttaaattttgaaaagtataaagacttttgGCACATTTTAACCatataaataatgtaatttaagCATTCTATCATAAACTTTTTAACATTCAtctctccaaaattttataattttatcttaacccctaaataaattttctaGCTTTACCCCAAAATatacacaattttttttcttatcgaATTCTAATGTAAGGAACTTTATTAAGGAAAGAAAACCCtcatattttcttgtaaattatcatattattaacTCTTAGTTTCATATTTAATCAATGACATCCTTCCTCCTgctcccaaaaaaaaaattaatataatgtctttaaaaattgagaaattataaattaatataatgataaaattacactttaatctTTCAAAACTTTTAGTAATTCAATTTTAGCATCTTAAAAAAAATGGGGACTAAACCATTAGTAATAGATCTAAAAATCAAATCTCAATATCTAccatcatttttttcttattttcaaacttcaacCATCTTTTTTTATGTCTCAGGTTGTCCAAGTTTGATGCAAAGAATTGGCGAGCATCCTACAATGCTTTAGTATTATTGGAACATTTGTTAACTCACGGTCCTTTAAGGGTTGCTGAGGAGTTTCAAGATGATGAACATTACATCAAGCAAATGGCAAATTTTCAGTACATTGATGAAAAAAGGTTgctaacttaatttattaatccAGTAACTTCTCatcattcaatcaatatatatatttatggaaaattactgtatcttaaaaaaaaaaaaattgcaggTTCAACTGGGGACTGAGAGTGAGAAAATTATCGGAGAAAATCTTGAAATTACTTGaaaatgaatcatttctcaAAGAAGAAAGGTCAAGAGCTCGACAACTAACAATGGGGATCAAAGGCTTTGGGAGCTTCAACAATATTTCGCCTTCAAAAGATGAAAGTTTCAACTGGTTTAGCAACAATGGAAGGTTTGGGTCTACGTTATATTTTGATCAAAACGATGAAGAGCATTATTTCTGggaatttaaagagaaattaactccatggaagcttgaagAAACTAAAGGTACTAATATGAGTTTAAAAAGAAGTAAAGATggagaatatgaaatgaagatGGAACATCCATTTTGCGAGCATGAAATGGAAGATGTTTTAGAATCATTGCTTTCTtaaattatgtgaaaaaaaatatgaaactacAAAGACaggttttgttgttgttttgataATGCTATGATAGTGTTCCAAAATATGtcttgtttagggtttttacaTAGTTGTGTTTGTATAGTAGGAATGTGCCAAAGAGgaattgaatttgagttttaaaaataaaaccaatcaaGCTCCAACCCAACTTTTAAGTCAATCTTTAGCTTAATCCTTTTACGGTTTGATTCTGCTTAATAAGgggtttaaattttgattaaaactaaattaattgacCAAAtcgatctaatttggttaatcgGTCAATTAACCGATCTAGTTCGGTCAAAGGTCAGTTaaaggttttttaaaatttcggttaacggttaattcggttcgaaatcggGTAATTAACCGAACTAAccgaacttaataaataatattataaattatatgtattaagcGATTACTAgttcggttaattcgattaagtttggttaattcggtcaaacggacattataaatttatattcttttatatgttttatacttattttaaccaaaaacaaaaacaaaacatataaattttgattaattcggttaaccaaaatatttcggtttggctaatttttttttgaaaaatttcagtTCAGTTAATggttaaagaattaaaaagttcagttaattcgattaatactAATTTAGTTCGGTTAATCGTTTGAACAGTCCTATGCTTTACTCGTTAGACCTAGACTTCATCATGGGCTAGGTTGGGTTCTGTTTGAGtcgattcaaaattttaggtccattTTCTAAGCTTGGATTCgatccaattaaaaaaataggtctaaaattttgtctaaatttgACCTAgattaaaaatgctaaactcAAATCTGGCCCgacaatattaaattttttagattatttttatataaaaataaatttaaaaaatataatacatcaaatatactaaaaacaGTAAAATAAACGTTTcccaataaattcaaaatacattaaaagaaaattttatacttaaacactaagatagttgcaacttagcAAGTAAAGTGCCTCTAAAAttgtagcaaaattaacaataaaacaagagttatacaattttcaaataacaacaaaatagttaCAAAATGACGGTAAAACATCagtaaaataatagcaaaacaacaaagaaacaacaacaaatcCTAGCCAAGGCTTGATCCGTTTAGAAAATAGactttattttttgtccaaactcactttttggtgaatttttgggCCTGGATAGGTGACTTAACCCATGATCAAGTTTAattaaacccctactctaaaggaaataattttatataatatgataCACATTAATAGTAAAGGtaaatttagtttgattttttttccaaagcGTCCATCATAATCCGTTTAGATcaattcttgatttttctatttcaattttaaggtttgaattttaaaacttattttgttttttcatactaattttaagttttgaatatTCTAATttgctttaataaaataattttttatgatttttagatattatttggtaaaatttcaaagtcataaatatttaaaaaatttcaagttaaacaaaatcaataactcttatataatatttttttatgaaaattatttttatataaaattttaagttattttacatcataaaaatttaaaataattataaattaaaaaattagaatttctaaattattttcctAAACCCTAATCACTGAATTTGAATTTGGGCTTAAAAGCCCAAGAAAAACAACACGAATTCATGCATGGTTTAGCCCACTTCATGATTGAGTCGTGGATGTAAGGGatgtaaattataattattacaatttttatttctctattttatgCTTAGActtctattcaagtaataattctattttaaatttatcacaatattttaactaataaatgtattttaaattctaaaattctattaaattataattatttttaaatgtataattattaaaacttctattttatttcaactttttaactaataattctaaaataaatattataattatttttaaatgtgaattaagtaatatgatgaaaattaaaaggtattctcattagtttaaaatttttctaaactcGTGCTTTTATATAGATAACTTCTAATGCGGTATGTGATTTTacgtgtttaatatttaattaattttaaaatattgtacttttaattgtagcaattagtgtaaaataatatttttatttgaatcattcaatataattaaaatgtattagtttatcaattcaaatactataaatgaaaattttcaaataataattaaatcattttaacatattcaacatactatataattttactatatataattaatgaaaagtaacattattaaaataataactaattaacataattaattctaatattaattaagtgataataaatactaataatagtaaattataattataattataattattgcaACCTTTTTCCctatattttatgtttagagttctaataattctattttaaaattagcataattttaattaataattgtaatttaaattctaattattttgagttctaaaattctattttaaaattagcataacatttaattaataattgtaatttaaattctTATATTGGTTTTGTTATAATGTTATAACGAatctttattctatttttttttctcatcatATTCATATCAGATTTAGATCAACAAAAATtgaacaatcaaataaaattaaactcaaattttcgCGGGCGAATATTTACTCTTTTTCTAGTTCAGTTGCCAGGTTAACCCATGACCTCttagaatcaaaataaaaagaaatgcaTTGGTCTCTGGTTTGTTCCGCCATCTTCCCTGATAAATCATTAGGATTCGTTTTCAATAGAATCCTCTACATTCACGAGTTCTGTCATCCTTATCGCTCTCGATTAATGCTTAGGTCTGAATTCTCCGATGGaaccttaatttaatatttctatttatttaataaaataaaaataaaataaaatttgttcttGAGTCAACCTTCTTAGTCTTTATTgacttaaagtttttttaaacttgtacttatatatatatatatatatatatatattataaattatagatGAGTTGTTCATGCTAATGAGGCTTCGATTCAGTTGACAAAAACTGTTTTAGATATTGAGTGTTCAAGTTTGAgacttattatatataattaaaatgtgtgGGTCTCTGAGTTCCATCATGAGTTGTTGTCATATGTGAGTTTTAGTTCGGTTAGTTAGTTCGTGCTCTGGATTGTTAGGTTATGCTATAATAGTTCGATACTATACTAAGTGATTACTCATACATATATTTGTACttgtaaagttttaatttttttttaaaaagcgttaaatatgtattaatgaattaaaattaaaattttatatgtatatttgtagAATTTTAGTCACATGTTAAGATTTATTCCTAATATCATATTAGACTTGTACTAAGCTTAAAATTTAGTTGTTGtctctttatttaaatttattaaaatatgttttaagttaattaatatattacttatgtttcaaccaaaaaaatcatttataaagtaatatttgatatgttattttcaaattttatacataagaaataaaattattaacatgtacATTGGTAATTAGATCTATCCAATACTCGAGTTTTTCTTTTAGCTACATAAATATGGGCCACTAAACCTTgactcaaattaatttttaacaataaaaatattaaaaataggttTTTCAAGTTaggtataatttttaatgttgacAAAtatgagggttttttttttgattaaaatgacttcaattttttaataaattacgaaaatgatatatattttttattatatacgtAAATAATCTGAAATGAATAGTAAAAGTTGATGGAGCCAAAGAGAATGGTGCCACCAACATGCCACGTCAgccatcaaataaaaaaaatcaaatttttagtgGAGGCAAGTAAAATGATGCCACCTGTATAAATACAAGGGACATcttgaaatttttcaataattggagggccaaaaaataaataatgatggTGGAGCCattcaataaaataacatttttttaaatttaaaacaaaaactaataaaattttaaaaaaaagaaaatgggtgaTATATTACATTGGTGGTGCCATTTAAAATGActccaccaaataaaataattttttaaaattaaaaaatataataaaaattataaaaagaaattgggCGATA
This genomic stretch from Gossypium raimondii isolate GPD5lz chromosome 6, ASM2569854v1, whole genome shotgun sequence harbors:
- the LOC105772648 gene encoding ENTH domain-containing protein C794.11c encodes the protein MGSVVFHEFKRQASFFLKEQIKTVRLALTDVTPVEFLTEEATDGNMLSPNACKLAEISRAAFEVDDYWRIVKILHKRLSKFDAKNWRASYNALVLLEHLLTHGPLRVAEEFQDDEHYIKQMANFQYIDEKRFNWGLRVRKLSEKILKLLENESFLKEERSRARQLTMGIKGFGSFNNISPSKDESFNWFSNNGRFGSTLYFDQNDEEHYFWEFKEKLTPWKLEETKGTNMSLKRSKDGEYEMKMEHPFCEHEMEDVLESLLS